The proteins below come from a single Chryseobacterium capnotolerans genomic window:
- the murA gene encoding UDP-N-acetylglucosamine 1-carboxyvinyltransferase, producing the protein MSGTFQIRGGKRLQGEITPQGAKNEALQILCAVLLTDEEVRIKNIPDIHDVNRLIEILGDFGVKVTKNGHGDYTFKADQVNFDYIKSNEFKKDGAKLRGSIMLMGPMLARYGEAYMPTPGGDKIGRRRLDTHFQGLVELGAEFHYDEEEYFYSLKAKELTGKFILLEEASVTGTANIVMAAALAKGKTRIYNAACEPYLQQLCKMLNRMGANISGIGSNLLTIEGVDYLRGTEHTMLPDMVEIGSWIGLAAMTKSEITIKNVNWNQLGVIPNTFRKLGIELEQSGDDIYIPAQEHYKIQKFIDGSILTISDAPWPGFTPDLLSIILVVATQAKGSILVHQKMFESRLFFVDKLIDMGAQIILCDPHRATVIGLNQEAPLRGTTMVSPDIRAGNALLIAALSAEGKSIIHNIEQIDRGYENIDGRLKALGADIERI; encoded by the coding sequence ATGAGTGGAACATTTCAGATAAGAGGAGGGAAAAGACTGCAGGGTGAAATAACTCCACAAGGAGCCAAAAATGAGGCTCTTCAAATTTTATGCGCGGTACTGTTAACTGATGAGGAAGTAAGAATTAAAAATATTCCGGACATCCATGATGTAAACAGGTTGATTGAAATTCTTGGTGACTTCGGAGTAAAGGTTACTAAAAACGGTCATGGAGATTATACTTTCAAGGCTGATCAAGTAAACTTCGACTATATAAAATCTAATGAGTTTAAGAAAGACGGAGCCAAACTTCGTGGATCAATCATGTTGATGGGCCCTATGCTGGCACGTTATGGAGAAGCTTATATGCCAACTCCGGGAGGTGACAAGATTGGGAGAAGAAGACTGGATACTCATTTCCAGGGATTGGTTGAACTTGGTGCCGAATTCCATTACGATGAAGAAGAATATTTCTATTCTTTAAAAGCTAAAGAACTTACAGGAAAATTCATCTTATTGGAAGAAGCTTCTGTAACCGGAACGGCTAATATTGTAATGGCTGCCGCCCTAGCAAAAGGAAAAACAAGAATTTATAATGCTGCCTGCGAACCTTATCTTCAGCAATTATGTAAAATGCTGAACAGAATGGGAGCTAATATTTCAGGGATCGGATCTAACCTTCTTACCATTGAAGGGGTAGACTATTTAAGAGGTACGGAACACACTATGCTTCCTGATATGGTAGAAATCGGATCATGGATTGGTCTTGCTGCCATGACGAAATCTGAAATCACCATCAAAAATGTAAACTGGAATCAATTAGGAGTAATTCCTAATACCTTCAGAAAATTAGGAATCGAGCTTGAACAAAGCGGTGATGATATCTACATTCCTGCTCAGGAACATTATAAAATTCAGAAATTTATTGACGGATCTATCCTTACGATTTCTGATGCTCCATGGCCTGGATTCACCCCGGATCTATTATCTATTATCTTAGTTGTAGCAACTCAGGCAAAAGGAAGTATCCTGGTTCACCAGAAAATGTTTGAGTCCAGATTATTCTTCGTTGATAAATTAATTGATATGGGAGCTCAGATCATTTTATGTGATCCACACAGAGCAACGGTAATCGGATTAAACCAGGAAGCTCCGTTAAGAGGAACAACCATGGTTTCCCCGGATATCAGAGCCGGAAATGCCCTTCTTATTGCAGCCCTTTCTGCAGAAGGAAAATCTATTATCCACAATATCGAGCAAATCGACAGAGGATACGAAAACATCGATGGAAGACTGAAAGCACTTGGTGCTGATATCGAAAGAATCTAA
- a CDS encoding heme-binding domain-containing protein, producing the protein MKKVLIILLVAFVIIQFFPIDKTNPRPTPGMDFLKIKNTPEKIAKIIRTSCYDCHSNETQYPWYTSISPVSWYVKNHINEGRKHLNFSTFAVYEPQRQLHKLEECIEMIEKKEMPLESYYIGHQNAKLTDEQRADLVQYFKQAKEDTERRIMFNK; encoded by the coding sequence ATGAAAAAAGTGCTCATCATTCTTCTCGTAGCTTTCGTTATCATTCAGTTTTTTCCTATTGATAAAACCAATCCACGTCCTACACCCGGCATGGATTTTTTGAAAATAAAAAATACTCCTGAAAAAATAGCTAAGATCATCAGGACATCCTGCTATGACTGTCATTCCAATGAAACCCAATATCCATGGTATACCAGTATTTCACCTGTTTCATGGTATGTAAAAAATCATATCAATGAAGGTCGGAAACATCTTAATTTTTCTACCTTTGCAGTATATGAACCTCAAAGACAGCTTCATAAACTGGAAGAATGTATAGAAATGATTGAGAAAAAAGAAATGCCTCTTGAATCTTACTATATAGGACATCAAAATGCAAAACTGACTGATGAACAGCGTGCAGATCTTGTTCAATATTTCAAACAAGCCAAAGAAGATACAGAAAGAAGGATCATGTTTAATAAATAA
- a CDS encoding DUF4290 domain-containing protein, producing the protein MEYNTQKTQLHMPEYGRIIQQLVERCKELPTKEERNEMAMAIIDFMGQRNPQLRDEENYKHKLWDHLFILANHDLDVDSPYPFPTMEQLAEKPKRMEYPKLQGDFKFYGKSILQLIEKAIELETGDEKEALIEVIANNMKKSYNVYNKEHVTDDVIFRHLKELSENRLDLTGIDSLEKSKIYYTSNNNNRNNNNNNRNSNNSNNKNNNNQPNKRRHNNNHKNRK; encoded by the coding sequence ATGGAATACAATACCCAAAAAACTCAGCTTCATATGCCGGAATACGGCAGAATTATACAACAGTTGGTTGAGCGCTGCAAAGAACTTCCTACCAAAGAGGAAAGGAACGAAATGGCTATGGCAATCATCGATTTTATGGGTCAGAGAAACCCACAACTTCGCGACGAAGAAAATTATAAACATAAACTTTGGGACCATCTTTTTATTCTTGCTAATCATGATTTGGATGTAGACTCTCCCTATCCGTTCCCTACAATGGAACAATTGGCTGAAAAACCTAAAAGAATGGAATACCCAAAACTTCAGGGAGACTTTAAGTTTTACGGAAAAAGTATTCTTCAATTGATAGAAAAAGCAATAGAACTGGAAACGGGTGATGAAAAAGAAGCCCTTATCGAAGTAATTGCCAACAATATGAAGAAATCTTATAATGTCTATAATAAGGAACATGTGACGGATGATGTTATTTTCCGCCACCTGAAAGAGTTGTCTGAAAATAGGTTGGATCTTACCGGAATAGATTCTCTTGAAAAAAGTAAAATCTACTACACCAGCAATAACAACAACCGAAATAATAACAATAACAACAGAAACAGCAACAACAGCAATAATAAGAACAATAATAATCAGCCCAACAAGAGAAGGCATAATAACAATCATAAAAACAGAAAATAA
- a CDS encoding thiol-disulfide oxidoreductase DCC family protein, whose product MENWEDKHIVFFDGDCGVCNFWVQWILERDKKDKFMFASLQSEFGQQFLSERGLETKVFNTLYLWKPKHYYYIKSRAVLQIASILGGIYKLSFIGKIMPAFFSDAFYDVISRNRMKLANQKCFLPDQHQKKKFIQV is encoded by the coding sequence GTGGAAAACTGGGAAGACAAACACATTGTATTTTTTGACGGAGATTGTGGAGTCTGCAATTTCTGGGTACAATGGATTCTGGAAAGGGATAAAAAAGACAAATTCATGTTCGCTTCACTTCAATCCGAATTTGGGCAGCAGTTTTTATCAGAAAGAGGCTTAGAGACTAAAGTTTTCAATACATTATATCTTTGGAAACCGAAACACTATTACTATATAAAATCGAGAGCTGTACTGCAAATTGCCAGTATTTTAGGCGGAATTTATAAACTTTCCTTCATTGGTAAAATTATGCCTGCTTTTTTTAGTGATGCGTTCTATGATGTCATTTCAAGAAACAGAATGAAACTGGCCAATCAAAAGTGTTTTCTTCCGGATCAGCATCAGAAAAAAAAATTCATCCAGGTTTAG
- a CDS encoding alpha-amylase, translating into MKKTHFILSLLALALVSSCQSNDELSTESSKKDEVHDKIVNVTHHDGRPFSTGAESGSAQAKFVAGPGGSVLMQGFYWDVPDGGNWWNTVKDKLTAWSNAGVGAVWLPPASKAQNGAYSMGYDPTDYYDFGNFNQNGSTETRFGSRTELEALITKAHAENMQVYADIVINHNSGGQSEANPFTGTNTWTDFSGVASGKFQRNYNDFYKNSYGNNDEGAFGGFPDLCHANPHVQDWLWGRDDSVAKYYKNVMKFDGWRFDYVKGFGPWVVNTWNSKVGGFSVGELWDSNVNTLEWWANNANSSVFDFAAYYKMDEAFDNGNLNVLNDDMMWKRNPYKAVTFVANHDTDIIYNKMPAYAYILTHEGYPTIFYRDYEEWLNKERLNNLIWIHNNKATGTTSILYTDNDEYIARRNGYNGNPGLVVYINTSSNWQERWIDTNWTNQQIKDFTGHSSWYPTTQGDKRVKIQCPPNSYSVWSLNL; encoded by the coding sequence ATGAAAAAAACACATTTTATTCTTTCCCTACTGGCTTTAGCACTTGTTAGCTCCTGTCAGAGTAACGATGAATTGAGTACGGAATCCTCGAAGAAGGATGAAGTACATGATAAAATTGTAAACGTAACCCATCATGATGGCAGACCTTTCAGTACAGGAGCTGAATCAGGATCAGCACAGGCAAAGTTTGTGGCAGGTCCTGGTGGAAGTGTCCTGATGCAAGGATTTTACTGGGACGTTCCTGATGGAGGCAATTGGTGGAACACCGTTAAAGATAAACTAACGGCATGGTCTAATGCAGGAGTGGGTGCTGTATGGCTTCCTCCGGCTTCAAAAGCTCAAAACGGAGCCTATTCCATGGGATATGACCCTACAGATTATTATGATTTTGGAAATTTTAACCAAAATGGAAGTACAGAAACCCGATTTGGGTCAAGAACAGAACTGGAAGCTTTGATTACCAAAGCCCATGCAGAAAATATGCAGGTGTATGCTGATATTGTAATCAATCATAACAGTGGAGGTCAATCCGAAGCTAATCCGTTTACCGGGACGAATACATGGACGGATTTTTCAGGAGTTGCTTCCGGAAAATTTCAGAGAAATTACAATGATTTTTATAAAAACTCCTACGGAAACAATGATGAAGGAGCCTTTGGAGGATTCCCGGATCTTTGTCATGCCAACCCTCATGTACAGGACTGGCTGTGGGGAAGGGATGATTCTGTTGCCAAGTATTATAAAAATGTCATGAAGTTTGACGGTTGGAGATTTGATTATGTGAAAGGTTTCGGTCCTTGGGTAGTAAACACCTGGAATTCTAAAGTAGGGGGCTTTTCTGTGGGGGAACTATGGGACTCCAATGTTAATACCTTAGAATGGTGGGCTAATAATGCAAATAGTTCCGTTTTTGATTTTGCTGCTTACTATAAGATGGATGAAGCATTTGATAATGGCAATCTGAACGTTTTGAATGATGACATGATGTGGAAAAGAAATCCGTACAAAGCAGTAACCTTCGTTGCCAATCATGATACTGATATTATCTACAATAAAATGCCGGCGTATGCTTATATTCTAACTCATGAAGGATATCCAACTATTTTTTACAGAGACTATGAAGAATGGTTGAATAAAGAAAGACTCAACAACCTGATCTGGATTCACAACAATAAAGCTACTGGAACTACTTCTATTTTATATACCGATAATGACGAATATATTGCAAGACGTAACGGTTACAATGGAAATCCGGGACTTGTAGTGTATATTAACACCTCATCAAACTGGCAGGAAAGGTGGATAGATACCAATTGGACTAATCAACAGATCAAAGATTTTACAGGGCACTCAAGCTGGTATCCGACAACACAGGGAGATAAGCGGGTGAAAATTCAATGTCCACCAAATAGTTATTCTGTGTGGTCGCTTAATTTATAA